Part of the Haliotis asinina isolate JCU_RB_2024 chromosome 8, JCU_Hal_asi_v2, whole genome shotgun sequence genome is shown below.
CTCAGTTAAAAGACCACAATCATGTCATGCTTATTTTCCCCATCAGTGAAATACAGTCAGCATCGAGTTTGTTCTACTGGTAGCTGACACACATAGCTAATAGCCCAGTCACAGGAGTTACCGTGCCATTTGTTCATAGGATGACTAGCACCGTCGAAAATGTGGAGACAGCGCTCTATCCCTTCGTTATCAGGCTGATTGGCGTCAGCATCCCACCAAACTGTTTGATAGGAAGAGTTGTCTGCCCACGACCACGTTCCCTCTGTCTGCATGTCAGAACCGCCAATCCATATAGACGTATCTGGAATAGAATTGAAGCAATCAACTATTCAGACGTAAAgtcaatacattttgaaaagcaTACGACCTAGCACACAAGACTGAAGACCTAAACGAACCATAACACACAAATTCATGTAGCATTTGGTCACATGGACTGACTCAGTTCGACACAATTCATTGTACAGGTTTGGAAGGTGGTCATTATGAAATTATATAAAATACCCTGCTCTTTTCTGAATGGCCAGACAGTAGCAGCCTGGTTTTGGGAATTCATTTGTGCACTGGCGAACGGTTTATATCACGTTTTGGTGCCAAAAAGATCATTAACCTTTGACGTACACGTAACTACTGCCATAAGTGATGCacatgttaaatatattttcggTTTATCATGTAGGTGCTGTGGGATAGTTCCAAACCCTTTACCTAAACCGTCTAAAGGTGTATCTTTAATTTCCAGGGGTACAATGAACTATCACGGTTGTGAGCCAAGTATAACGTCACTCTGGGATGCAGTGACATCAAGCTTGAATACCATCACGTCGTTGAACAATGTAAGACAGGTAAATAACAGGTAAATTAGGCTATGTATTGTCGTAACCGAAACTGACCGCTTTTCCTTCATTTGGgattgagaaaaaaaagtagTAAAGTAAAGCAAACAGTCACAAATAAATCTGCTTATAGCACACATCACCCTTTACCTTCAGAAACCCATCTTTGTCCTCAGAGGTGAATAACGtgctcgggtggtcagactcgctgacttatttgacacatgtcatcgcatcccaattacgtagatcgatgctcatgatgttgatcattaaactgtctggtcaagactggcTTATTTATAGTCCGCctccgtatagctggaatattgctgcggaGGCAAAGAGACTAACAAACTGACAACAGGTTTGTAAATGGCACTTGGGAAGAATTGGGAATTTCAGAGTTCTAATAACAAAGCTTACAAAAAGTTAATAAACTTACTACAAATGGCACAACATGTACCTACCGTGTTTTACAACAAAGTGGTTTATTAGTAGATTTGTTTCGAGGTTGTCAACTTTAAGAAGATGTCCGCCACCTTGAATACAGGCGTTTTCTGCATCAGTCCATGATTTGGGTGGGTCTGTGTGGACTTCATAACACAGATCGAGTGTCTGATTCCAGCTGTATCCATTGCCGCAACCACCTGAACATATACACATGTCTTATCTGGTAATGCCAAATTATATGCTACTTGGGGTATGCATGTCCACTTTGATTCAACAGGTGTTCCAACAGCGGGcatgtgatgagtgagtgagtgagtgggtgagcgagcgagtgagtttagtttcacgtcgcactaagcaatatttcaggtataaggcggcggtctgtaaataatcgagtctggaccagataatccagtgaccaacaacatgaacatcgatctgtgcaattgggaaccgatgacatgtgtcaaccaagtcagcgaacctggccATCCGATCCagtcttacgacaaacatagtcgctttttatgacaagcatgggttgctgaaggcctattctatccttcACGGGTAGCATGTGATGAACGTTATTGGCCATCGACAATTATCCAATAAATCAGTCAGGACTGCAGCTTCCGTTCCCGAACCAGAGGCTCAGGAAACTCAGGGGTTTGTAAGCCAATCTCGAGTCTTTCACAATAAACATTGATCATGTTGACCAGATGCTGCCAAACACTGCCCGTCACCACTATCTTTCTAGAATCATTAATGGGTTTCTCCTGAGAGAGATGCATCTGGCAGTACTGGTAGTATCGAAATAGGCTccgtatatatattttttttcgttAAGGTATTGAGAAGACATAAACGTTATATGTAAGATCTCTTTGTCTGATGCAAATTTTCTTCAAATCGTTCGTAATCAATGTTATATATTTGTGGGAAATATAAGTGAAAGTTTCTTATGTTCCTCTAAGTTATGCATATATTTCGCTTCTAAACCTCAGAATATTATTGTATGCATGCAAGAATTGTCTATGGCACGTAGCTGAAGATGAAAATATTACAACTTGTGTAAAAATTCTACGGGACCAAACATCAGAAAACACTATGATCTACTGCAGCGAGGTACCCTAACAGTAATAGAATACTGCCTTAACTACGGTTGGGTTCCCTGTCCCTCCGTCAGTACCTGGGGTTTTCTTCCACGCCTTTCCCACAGTAACTAGGGCTGGGGCCCATCTCCCTTTGACAGTAACTGGGGTTGGGTCTATCTCCCTCCCACAGTAACTATGGTTGGGGTCCATCGCCCTCGGACAGTAACATAAACAGACACTATCAGGAGACCACATTTCCAGCTTGTATCACTCAAAGAAGCTGTGGCTAACATCTGACTAATCGTGATTTGCATAAAGAGTTGGTTTCAAGCGCACGGGTCTGTGTCTCCACACTGAAATCTTCCATCATCCATGGAATCCTCACATACACCAGAGAGTAAATTCCCGTTTGCTAATGAAAGTTTCATGTGGCCGAAGTTAATGGAGACCGAATAAGTAGAATAAGTACTAAGTACCATCATGAAATATTGAATAATGTTACTGAGGATGAATTATAACTCGATCGTCACAGTTTACAAGTCAAGtcaaatatatatgaaatgaacGGTCTTAAGAGTTTTGTTGTAGAAGTCAACCCTACCCACATTTGAACCAAGTTGTAAAAGGATGAGTCCTAGGAGGCAAAATGTCACCAATGCATAGCTTGGCTTTGTGGTTCACTCTTTAAACCAAACGTCACGTCACAGACGAATATCGCATTTAGACTAAAGAGTACAtcataaacaagtaaacatgaatgaggtgagcgaaGTTCCAGCTCAACCCTGGGGAGTTTCCTACGAACGGCAttatcctgctcgcggtcgtctcaacagacagtcggaatgccggactgctagacaatatagatgtaaacatatatataccGTTATAGACAACAATGGACATGCGAAGACTCagcaatggacagatagagaaacaataggACTTCCTTGCATCAGCTGAAGTGGTGGCAGACACGCCCAAAGGGGGTGACTATAAAAgttatatacagtaattaatgaaagTGACAGTGTGGTACCTGGTGGCTGACAAGACATTGCGATAAGGGGTTCATCGCAGcatggctacatagtttttggctTGACTACTCACGGACTTTGATCACGATACCGGGTACATCCCAGAAACAAATGAgcgtgagtcagtttagttttacgccgcgctcagcaatattacagctatatggcggcggtctgtaaataatcaagtctggaccagacgatccagtaatcaacagcatcgatatgcacatttgggaaccgatatgtgccaaacaagtcagcgagtctgaccacccaatcccgctaGTCGGCTCCTTCGACAAgttgagtcgccttttacagcaagcatggactgctgaagacctgttctacccctgaCCCTCACGGGTCCCAAGAAACAACCAGAGACGAGACAACCAATACGTATTTAGCATCAACAGCATTCTCTGAACAACTGGAGGGTTAAAAACAAGTATAACaaacacattattattattactcgTGAAAATTTTCAACTCGTTCCATTTCACAAGTTTTATTTTTCCCGCCAAGTCATGGCTCAGTTCCTTTTGACTAACGTAACTCCTCCACCAACAAGAACGTCTGCGGTGCTGACATTTCCAAAGACCTTTACTCACAGACGTGGTGCGGATAACATAGAAATAAGGAGTCATGTAATTTGTAGCTTTTGTATTGTTGAGGACAGATATTAGGCATTTGATTACGTGACTATAGGTGTATATGAAATTTTTGAATGAATTGATAATTCCAAATAATGTGTGTGTGGTTAGAGACATGTCTGTGATTCCGTGTGGGCATGATGGTCTTGCATCGACGTTACCGAGAGACTTTGTATAGACTTTGTCGGCACACAATGGAGTTAATTCCTAATGCTTCTTTAAAGCCAAACAAAAGAGCGATTACTATGACAAAATGAATTTCAACAATTTCTCTAAATGATTGCAAAAATAACTTGTTCCTAATCTGTCCCttaacacagaaacaaacacacaaagctCCAACTGCCAAGCGGaaagatgaaatgaaatggtaACTACAAAGGCATGACATGCAGTCAATGTCGAAGGCTGAATAGCTTGCACTTCTGACATCACGTCCGCGTGGTCCTGTATGTCATGTCGATGAAATTCTCAGAATCAATAGGCGTGCTGTTCTCCGATTACCCCATTATCACACCGATTTCAACGCCAAAGAATTAATTTGGGCGAATTTGAAAAATTAGATGGGGTCCCAGAATTTAGATTTCAAAATAGCCTTTGTACAGAAGGCTTGAGAAGAAGATTGTCATCTATTGGTTAGGAGGAATGGTCAGACTGCTGCAGACGTGACGGAAAGACGTGAAGATCGTTACTGGTATCGAGAGACTGCCCTACAGAATGACATCGAAAAACTTGGCTGAGATACTGGGGACGAGTAGCAGATCCAAGAGACTTACGTGTAGCAAATAGCAGACTTTATCGCTTAACGCAATGGCGAGAACACGCAATGGAAAGAAACGTGAGATAGATTAAGCTAAAATAATTAACTGCACTTACCCGACTGTGCGTTCTGTGAAATTCATTACGAGCATGGAAatatatggaccagacaaatgACTAATGGTAGGAGTGAGTAAACGTTACTCGAAGTGGGATCAGAATAGTATGAGAAATGTCCCATACAAGATGGGCATGATGGCAAAAGCCAAGTTTTCAATATGCCAGTTTTTCTAATTAGCTGCGCTACATAGGAACCCATCTTATTGGGGACTACATCCCAAacataatatttctaaaaggcACAGTCTATTCACGGCTTCCACGACTGGAAGCCTTGCCAATAGAGTGTTCCGTTGTTCAGATACCTGACTTTGGGGGCATGTGATTTGCCCTTTCAATCCTTCTAGGGACTTACCCCCAAAACACTGACTTAGTACTCTTTTGTTATGCTCATTCTTTCAATACGATGTCTGATACTCTCCTCGTTAAAGATTAATAATTGTGAATCTTGCTAACCAAAGCACTTAACATCGTTCCGAAACATGGTTCTAAACTGAGACAGTGATTTACATTTCAAGCTATGGTTTGTGGATGCCTCCAGGTAAATTGCAGTGGGATATCCCATCTTAATTGAAGGAAGTTTATAAAGATCCACGTTAGAATTAGCTCTTAGTACCCTGTTTTTGTCCTAGAATGAGGCAACAGATGTTAATGGGGGTCAGGCTGACCtagttgacatgtcattttATCCTAACTGGtcatattgatgctcatgatgacaATCACTACACTGTAAGCCAGACTCAATAAATTACAGGCCACATAGATGGGATACTGCTGCATGTGGCCAGAAACAAGCAATCTGGCATATTTGTGGACAAGTTCAAGTACCTCCCATCCCTACTCTAGAAAGGCATAAAAGACGTACAACAAAACAACTCTTGTCAACATAGAAACATATTTCAATTTTAtcttttcaaaatacaaaagaaCATGGCTGAGTTTATCATGACATGGGCTGTGTACTTTATTAattattcctgaaatatttttgtcaaaacaaacaaatgtcaaaacACGAAGAAATACAGATTATACAATCTACCCTCACAATTACTAAATCATACAATTTGCTGCCTACATTTTCACAACTCCAGCTTATTAGATTCTTCATAAAAAATGATACAAAAGtacatttgtaaacaaaatcatttatgtTTTATCACGGCCACTTCTGATCAGAAGAAAATACAAGAATACAAATATTCTGCACAGATGTGAAACATCAACTTGacttgagtgagttagttgttGGTGGTaacttttcaaagtttgtttccTGAAAATGCCAAATGACACTTTCTAAACCAATATTTCTAAGCAAGCCTCAAACTGATGACACTGAAACATCATAAGAAGTGGCTTGAGTTAAGCAAGGACAAAGTTTGCACCCTTGTACTACAACTCCCCATCAAAACACAGTTGCTTTTATGCAATCAGAAACAGAAGCAGGGATGACAATTTTCTGCAAATGAAAAATCAATCTGTCCTGGACGCAGATGCCTGCCACCCCCGCCCCCCAGCTGATTTTCAACTGAgatcactttcacctgttgccattCTTGAAATTCAAAAGTCTTCCGTAGAtacacagaaaaataaaacaactggtaatatgtttttaaaaatcttaAATTCATACGATCAGCTGAGAATATGAAAATctcattttttttctaaaagaaaCTTCAGAACTTCaacatttcaatttcatttctgaCGTTTCATGAAGACTTATGAACATGGTACTGAGGATGAAATGTCCACTAAGTCACAGCACCAGTACATCAACTTGTGATTCCATTTCGATGAATATCTCCAGCGCCACCATTAGCTGCCATTTTGGATTCCTCTTCTTTCTCCTCCTTGTCTTTCAAAAGTTTGCCAAGTTTTGTATACTTGCTGAGAATTATGTAACAGTAGCTCTCGTAAAACACTGGATCCTCTGGTGAAGTCTCATCTACCTCATATCTGCAAAGTAACACAAATACTTCATGAAGGTGTGCTGAGTGTATTTAAAACAGAACACGAGATGTATCTAGACAATTTCATGAAATCATATTTTGGCTGCAAGTGTGGAGCAAGTTCTGAATGTTGAAGTAACCTACTTTAGTTTGCTTGTGAAGAAGTTGTATCCTTCCAAGTTATGCTTGAAAGTAGTCAGCATCACTTTCCTCATTTCATACCTGTGGACAAAGACATACAATCAGCTTCTTATGAGACATAAGGACAATCAGGGTGGTGGACTGGCCAAGTGGTTGAAGCAGTTGTTCGTCATGacaaagacacgggttcgattcctcactagggtacaatgtgtcaagcccatttctggtgtcccccgccatgatattgctggaatattgctaaaagtgacataaaacaatactccactcactcacaaggaCAATCACCATTctcaataaaaaaaagaaatcaaGGACTTTTTCTGTCACCATTCtcaataaaaagaaaaaatcAAGGAAATTTTCTGCCTTAACAGTAAGTGAATGTTAATTCAAAGCCTTATCACTGCAAACTAAACTACCTAGTCCTGACAGAAAAACCAGTGACTGAAAGCATGAGCTACAACGAAAGCCATTGGGATATGACAAATCACATGACCTTCACATTAGATTGGTCTTATTTCAACTATGTGGTACTGAAACCTGACATTCTTTGCGTTCATAATCAAACCATTCAACTATATCAAAAATATCATTCTTTAGCGGCAAATACCAAACTAGCACTGCATATGTTTCTAGATGGAGAAACATACTTCAGCCAATTTAATTGTTTGTAGTCTTTTCCAGTCATTTGTTGCCATTAATTCAATTAATCGAAGATTGGTCGTATTAACTTAACACCCAAGCAAtagatcacattttctcataaaccaaacaaatacaaattttGAAACCACCAGACCAGTTTAAAGTAATAAGTTGCATCAATTTAAACTGGATGGGAAATTTTACAAATGCAAATGCAGtttctaaaaatataaaaaaaacaacggAGAGCCAAGTGTGGGATTTTAACCAATTCCcaaaacaagtgataactgttcAATCTAAGCATATACTACTCACTTGTTTGCCATCAACTCAATGATCTGTGTTAGGAATTTACCCAAGCCCTTCTTCCGAACATCCTTTATCAACTGGATTTCATATCTGAAACAAAGAAGGGTTATCCAAAGATTTAACTAAACAGGGACTATACATACCGTAACGATGTGAGTGAACATACATCACACAAAACAAGCATTCTCAAAGTggtaatatactcatggaaacaaataagagaACACATTATATTTATTCATAGTTTCACAATGCAATACACACCTTGTGAAGAACCCAAGGAAAGAAATGCAATATTGATTTTTATAGAAGTGTGGTGTCACAGTGTGCCTTAAAGAACACCTggttcaggggttcaaaaatcccatcatcCGACTCCCAGGCAATCCaataatggtatcttatttTTCCATGGGCTACTCgataatttctgcttacagtttcaaactgcaaatacatttgcatttcatttcacatcGGCTCAAAATGTAGCAATTAAacttcacaatgataataaagtagagttatttTTCTTTGCtctttatcacttctcaataaatagCCCATTAAACACCAAgcaccatgttgatttattgcTTCACAATTACagtatcatgattatgtcataaaaatcaggccaagtggaaaattagtcggGATAacttactttcttaaagtcacttgccctgtggcaagtagCTTTTCAAAGATTTTTTTAACCCCTGCCTGATTCCTCCCTTCTACAATGTTACCTTCCCATGGGCTAGTCTAAGTTTCATTTGGCTGTAACGTTTGCTTTGAGTTGTTCAATTACACAACCATATTTCAGCTATCTATAAGACTGTAAATAACTGTACATAATTGATTCTGCacctgacaatccaatgactgaaGTCATGCGCATCAATCTACTCAGTTGAGATATCAGGACATGCGTCagaagtcagcaagtctgacagtCTAaccctgttagttgcctcttacaagaagcatgggctgaaggccatttctaaccttgaccttcacaGGATGGctagtttcttttcttttctgtacTCTGTTTCAAAAACAGAAACGTGGCAAAGCCCATAGAGAATCATCTAGTACATCAGATGGGTTTTGTGGGACAACTTACAAGTACAACACTTCATCATCACACTCGATGTCGAAGCGGAAGTGGACAAAAGCAACTGGTTTATTCTCCTGGTCTCTGGCTAACAAATACCAGGCCTTGTCTTCTGTAAGCTCTTCCTTCTTTTCCCTATCTTTCCAGCCCCATTCACAAGATTCATATCTGAAAAAAGACATACCACTTACATTTCTGCAATTGAAATCAACACAAGTAAAGACTAGACAAAAACTAATGACATTTCTTGACCAATTTACTCATTAGGTAGATGACACCTGTGTAGATGTTTGTACTTGAGGACCTAACATCAATTTCTAATCCTTGCATTCGCTTTCAATTTTTCATATTCAATTCATCCCCTTCTGCCTGTCTAAGTGAATGAGTCTCGTTTTAAAagacactcagcaacatttcagatATATGACCATCTGTAAGTAGTcttaaccagacaatcaaaCCAAGTGAGCTAGTTTCTGAAATACTtacaatgttttcatgttctCTCGAGTCAACTGGAAGATCCATTCTATAGTCTCCTCATCCAAATCTGTCACTTTTTTGCACTCAATTTTTAcactcaacctgcaggataCAAAACTCATGGTAATCTCAAAATCTTGGAAACTACAGGAAAAGGTCTAGTAAACTGAATGTCAGTTTGAGTGACAAGCCATTAAAACAATCCAACCAAAGCCTCACATTATTTCATAATTACCATTATTTCATAAGTACCATTATTTCATAATTACCCTTATTTCAACAGTTAAATAGCCAAACATTTACATCCCTTTATAACACAACCTTAATCATGGCTGATGTTTCTGAACACTCTtctgttaaaaaaacaaacctaATTGTAGCCTTAGGAAACACTGTAGATTAAACATAAGGAGACATATTTCACCACTGCCAACAGGTTGTCTGAACAGTTATAAATCTACATGTTCAACTATCTGAGTCCCAGGACTCACTGGACTGAATATCTTTGAGTCCATTCTGAAAAAGGAGTCCCTGACAAATATTAATAACATAAATATCATTCAAACTGGTTTATAGTCACCATATCTATACTGggcaaaataagttagggatattggtattttcatgattgatatttcattagtgtgtcaatgaaaaaataaatcataattcataactacaaaatttacatatatcccaaaCTATTTTTGTCGAGTATAGATTACATAGGTGAATTTGACACATCTGATATATTTCACACGACAGAGCCAGTAGTACCTCAGTCATTACAAATGGAGACTTTTCCATTTTAACGCTTAGTTGGTCCTGTATCACATCAGACATAGATGTTAGTAGGTCACTGGCAGTGGTTGGAGAATCAATGGCCTGATTTTACCCTCCTTCAGAATTTTAATGTCTTCAGCGTCAAATTTAtgtaaaacatcaacaaaacttTCAAACTTTGTCAGTCGCATGTTTTCTTGGAAAGAGTTCCTTTCGCTCCCCCATATTCTTTCTACCGAAGGTAACACGAAGTGGTTGAACCGTATATATTACACATAACTTGAGGGTTGTTAATTATTTTTGTGagtcctctagtaattgttgtgttagttTTGGGTAATAATTCTAGTATATAtcaatttagaaatattttgggGATGGGAGAACGACAGGAATTCATACCATTTTCACAAGCTATCCAATGGACACACCTCATCTAGGCTAAAGCTGCTCTGTCTTGCATGCAAGAAGAGGTACATTCTAAAAAATGGGAAGTGGGGATAGATTTATCTCTGATGAAGCACGAAAACATGAAAGGACCATGAAACTTACCCATTTCTTTCATACTTTGTGAAAACTGGAAAGGGAGCCAGTGGATCCTCAAGCTGAAAGACACAAAGTTCTTTTTCTTAGTCATAGtcataacaaacacaaacacataaataTGATCATGCTTATAGGAATGTCAGTATTAAAATCTCTCAGTATGCAAAGATCACATAATGATAACTTTTCACCATATTTAACATCATATCATTTCAGATGACTTCAAGCACAAAATTatacaaatgaaacatgaaGGGATCATTTAAAATGTATGACAGTCGTTATTATAAGGACGATTTTCGTTAACTGAGGAAGTGTAAGCAATTATGTAAACCAAATACTTACTTTATTTGCGGTTTCAACTTTCTGCATGGATATAGCCAATTTGGCATTTTCCTGGAAGAGATATGTAACTGTCAGTGTCAACTTACACGTCAcgggagtagtgcactttaccgggcgcgctTTTTCCGATTTTTTTTCGCTGTGCTGGCGGGGCTCGAACGCTCTCAGCAGGGGTCGTGGGATTCTAATTAGACTAATTAGCGGACACGCTACCTCGGGACCACCGGTGCGATCACAGTTAGTTAGTGCTCGTTTAACGGGTCATTACCCCactagctctgcgcatgcgcagtgaatgaaaacaaactattatggtttgttttcatttactgcgcatgcgcagagctaggccccgcctacccattcatcaaagcgagaggccacacctaggcattgttttcaagatgttgtgCAGCCAATCCAGCGAAGCTATGATATACGATGACGTTTATCGTTTGACTTTTGATTCGTGGATGGATATATGGATATAATCGCATCTAAGGTTtgccaaccctaacctttactcactaaccctaaggatctagaagggggggtccctaaccctaaagatctagaaggggggtccctaaccctaaggatctagaaggggggatccctaaccctaaggatctagaaggggggtgtccctaaccctaaggatctagaaggggggtccctaaccctaaggatctagaagcgggggtccctaaccctaaggatctagaaggggggtccctaaccctaaggatctagaaggggggtccctaaccctaaggatacaTCAGCGCGGTAAAGTGAGACAGTTCAGTAGCTCTACATCACTATAGCGCGCTCATTAGCGAGCGCTCAGCAGTCCCGGGTcgcgcgcccggtaaactgcactctagccgttattatatttaaaaatacCATTTCACTTTAAAAGGAAACAGGTTTATAACGACTGTGACAATTTCTTTTCTACATTGATCACCTTGTGTGCGTGAAAGAATCTAGACCTACAGTCAATGAACTAACATACGCACCTCCTTTCTCCTCAACTTCTTCTCTTTCCCTTTCGCTGATTTCCTCTGAAATACGATATTGTAAACATGGAGAGATCTAGCACATATAGCTGTCATGTCTGCATAATAAATGAGTTTTTGTTGGACTGATAACTTTTAAATTTTCTTCGTGTCACGAAAGTATGTTACAATTTTGATGATCGTTTAAAACTCGTCCCGTGTCATGTGCAAAGACGTTCGCGTAAGAATGGAATAAGAATGTCAACAGCCAGGAAAAAAAGGTgtaatgacaaaatattttaacttACACCCATGCTTCGTTCCTCTCAAAACTGGCTCAGAAAACAAGCACAATGACTACTATTTCCCGCGGTATTTCGGGGCGCACGAAAGCGCATGCGTATACAAGGGACCTAACTCATCTCACGACGCATTATACTGCCCGCGTAAAATAGTGCCTTCACTGTTAAAATCGAAAAAGGTTAGGCGTGAGCCGTTGTTTGATGAATACAAATCAACTTGGAGTTTTCAGTAATCCAAAGTGACCCTGTTCTCAAATACTGCACTTGCAAATTCTAAATTAATTGATTTGTTTCATATGATAGGCATTTATTGCAAGTTGACAAACTAAACGCAAATGGAAAACAACCGTCTTTTTCGTCTAGATCATAATGACAATTTTCACgattttgtttttttacttACTTTCTCAATTAGTCAACAGAACGGGTGCGGGCTAAAACATCACCACAGCAAAACGGCACCTGGCGAAAACGTCACCGTTTGGACAAAACGGAACCTTCCCTTGGCGAAAACGGCTACAAATGTTATGGCGAAAACGTCACTATATACACCAGAACCAGTTGGTCGTCTCGAAGCACACGTTAATTACAACAGGGAGACTCTAACAGGGTGTATcagatgtgtgtgaaaaatagtATACATaacgccgatctgatctgatccgccattgatgcttgcgATGCTTGAGTGTTATAGTTCTGTAACTcctttctttcatgttgatcttAGTTTTTGACAAACCTGGAAAGGTGTTTAAAACGCTTTGTGATAGTTTTAAACTTACTATTTTTGAGGAGTGTGTGGCAGTGGCAGTTAATATTTTGTCAAAGTCCATAATTGTATGGAATGTATTACCATTCATTCATTggaaaattccgactgatacaataaactggctgaagtactgctAAACACTGCCGAAGATGCGCTAGGAACGAGACAAGTCACTTtatgcgttggagcatgacgaagcgcacgttaattagtacaaatggtaaagaaagcaagcgggctacctatccctgttgtagattatccctgcctACAACCAGCATAGTTCATAGTTCCAACAAGATCTACTGTAGGAAGTAACTGGA
Proteins encoded:
- the LOC137293690 gene encoding N-alpha-acetyltransferase 40-like; its protein translation is MGRKSAKGKEKKLRRKEENAKLAISMQKVETANKLEDPLAPFPVFTKYERNGLSVKIECKKVTDLDEETIEWIFQLTRENMKTLYESCEWGWKDREKKEELTEDKAWYLLARDQENKPVAFVHFRFDIECDDEVLYLYEIQLIKDVRKKGLGKFLTQIIELMANKYEMRKVMLTTFKHNLEGYNFFTSKLKYEVDETSPEDPVFYESYCYIILSKYTKLGKLLKDKEEKEEESKMAANGGAGDIHRNGITS